A region from the Silene latifolia isolate original U9 population chromosome 7, ASM4854445v1, whole genome shotgun sequence genome encodes:
- the LOC141590540 gene encoding histone deacetylase 6-like has protein sequence MDDVSYRELFRPIIRKVMEDYQSNSVVLQCGADSLSADKLGDFNMSVKGHADCLQFLRSYNFPLIVLDGGEYTIGNVARCWCYDIVVSVGIEPDNNLPENEFIEFFWPRLPASYCAH, from the coding sequence ATGGATGACGTCAGCTACCGTGAACTTTTCAGGCCCATTATTAGGAAAGTCATGGAAGATTACCAGTCAAATTCAGTTGTTCTTCAATGTGGGGCTGATTCACTCTCTGCTGACAAGCTTGGTGATTTCAACATGTCTGTTAAAGGTCATGCTGATTGCTTGCAATTTCTTAGGTCATATAATTTTCCGTTAATTGTTTTGGATGGAGGAGAATACACAATTGGAAATGTAGCCCGTTGTTGGTGTTATGATATTGTAGTTTCAGTCGGGATTGAGCCTGATAATAACCTGCCGGAAAATGAGTTTATTGAGTTTTTTTGGCCCAGATTACCCGCTTCATATTGTGCCCACTAA